AACAGTCTTAATGAAATGCTGATAATGAGAAGACAAAAATTAAATCAGCTTAGAGAAATTGGCAAAGATCCATTTATAAATGAAAAATATGATATATCACATAACAGTGTAGAGATTAAAGAAAAATTTGAAGAGTTAGAAGGTCAAAAAGTAAGCATAGCAGGAAGAATAATGTCAAAAAGAGGTCAAGGAAAAGTTGGTTTTTACGACGTTCAAGATAGTAAAAGCAGAATTCAAATATATGCAAAGAAAGACATAGTAGGAGAAGAGGACTATGAATTATTAAAAGCTTATGATATAGGTGATATTATAGGTGTAAAAGGTGAGATTTTTAAAACAAAAAGAGGCGAAATTTCAGTAAAAGCAGAGGAAGTTATATTACTTTCTAAATCATTACAAATATTACCTGAAAAATGGCATGGTTTAAAAGATCCTGATTTAAGATATAGACAAAGATATGTTGACTTGATAGTTAATCCAGAAGTAAAAAACACATTTATATTAAGATCAAAAATAATAAAAGCCATTAAAGAATATCTAGATAATAAAGGTTTTCTTGAAGTTGATACCCCTATCTTAAATACAATAGCAGGAGGGGCAAATGCAAAACCATTTATTACACATCACAACACATTAGATATAGATATGTATTTAAGAATAGCAAATGAACTGTATTTAAAAAGATTGATTGTTGGTGGATTTGATAAAGTATACGAAATGGGTAGAATGTTTAGAAACGAAGGAATGTCAATAAAGCATAACCCAGAGTATACTGCAATAGAATTGTATGAAGCTTACGCTGATTATGAAGATATGATGAGAATTACTGAAAATGTTGTAGCATATGCATGTGAAAAAGCTTTAGGTACTACAGTAGTTGAATATCAAGGAGAAAAAATTGACTTTACACCTCCTTGGAACAGAATGACTATGGAAGAAGCAGTGCTTAAATATGCTGGAGTTGATTTTTCAGATATAAAAACTGATGAAGAAGCTATAAATGTGGCTAAAGAAAAAGGTATAGAAATAAAACCATGTATGACAAGAGGCCATGTTATAAGTGAACTTTTTGAAGAATATGGTGAGCAACATTTAAAACAACCAACATTTATAACTCATCATCCAGTTGAGATTTCTCCACTTTCAAAAAGAGATCCAGAAGACCCAAGAAGAACTCATAGATTTGAAGCTTTTGCAAATACATGGGAGATTGCAAATGCATTTTCAGAGCTTAATGATCCAATAGATCAAAAAGGCAGATTTGAGGCTCAACTTAAACAAAGAGAAGCTGGAGACGACGAAGCTCATATGATGGATTTAGATTTTATAAATGCATTAGAAGTAGGACTTCCACCAACAGGTGGTTTGGGTATTGGTGTTGATAGATTAATAATGATTTTAACAAATCAGACATCAATAAGAGACGTATTGTTATTCCCAACTATGAAACCTTTAAAATAAATAGTAGTTGTTAAAAAGGAACTATTATAAAACGTAGATAGCTCATTTATGGGTGTATCAAAATGAATGAAATTCAAGATATTGAAAATCTTCATTTTGATGCACCCTATTTTTGTTTTCCAAAGGTGAATGAATTAGTAGTGTTTTTTATTCACAATGATAAAAAAGAAATAAATTCACACAAGCTTTAATAAATATATAGAAATAGAACCATTT
This DNA window, taken from Abyssisolibacter fermentans, encodes the following:
- the lysS gene encoding lysine--tRNA ligase yields the protein MDTNDNSLNEMLIMRRQKLNQLREIGKDPFINEKYDISHNSVEIKEKFEELEGQKVSIAGRIMSKRGQGKVGFYDVQDSKSRIQIYAKKDIVGEEDYELLKAYDIGDIIGVKGEIFKTKRGEISVKAEEVILLSKSLQILPEKWHGLKDPDLRYRQRYVDLIVNPEVKNTFILRSKIIKAIKEYLDNKGFLEVDTPILNTIAGGANAKPFITHHNTLDIDMYLRIANELYLKRLIVGGFDKVYEMGRMFRNEGMSIKHNPEYTAIELYEAYADYEDMMRITENVVAYACEKALGTTVVEYQGEKIDFTPPWNRMTMEEAVLKYAGVDFSDIKTDEEAINVAKEKGIEIKPCMTRGHVISELFEEYGEQHLKQPTFITHHPVEISPLSKRDPEDPRRTHRFEAFANTWEIANAFSELNDPIDQKGRFEAQLKQREAGDDEAHMMDLDFINALEVGLPPTGGLGIGVDRLIMILTNQTSIRDVLLFPTMKPLK